In Dehalobacter sp., the genomic stretch AAGCTCGCTGGAACATTGAGAGGGCATGGCCAAGCAAATACGACCCTATGGACTTCAATGCCAAAGGGAATGATGTAGGCATAGAGACTATGGAAATTGTCCACGAGGGCTTCAAGAGGGTTTCTTGAAAGTGCTAACATCTTTTTAGCGAAATTTGAGGGGGAATTTTTCTGGGATTTCAAACAGAATTTGATTTTACCCTGCCTAAAGGCTATGTGGATATCGATGGGAACCTCCATAATAAAGGTATCATGAGATTGGCAACAGCTGCGGATGAGATCCATCCCCTGAAGGACCCGAGGGTCAAATCTAATCCTGCATATCTGACCATAATCCTGCTTTCAAGGGTTATTACAAAACTCGGGTCCCTTGAAAGCATCAATCCGGCCGTAATAGAGAACCTTTTTGCCTCGGACCTAGCGTACCTGCAGGATTTGTATTCAAGGATCAATGAAAACGATACAAACGAAATCCAGGCAGTCTGCCCGAAGTGCGGACATAAATTCGATTTGGAGGAGCTTGAACAGGGGGAATAATCGGCTACCCCCTTGACAGATTGTATGAGGAGGTAGCCTTTATTGCCTATCATTTTCACTGGCCCTATCAAGAGATCATGAATCTTGAACATAGGGATCGCCAGCGCTGGTGTGAAGAAATCTCAAAGATTAACCAGCGCCTGAGTAAGGACCGCGAAAGAAGTATCCTCGAGGTCGAATAATGGAAGGTGAAGTAAGGAAAATGGCGGTGAACTACCCCAATCTGTTTTATTAGGAGTCCAGAAGGGGGTATTCCCACTTACTGAAACAAGAAGAATAGGCAGTTTTGTAGTTTTATGCAGGGACTTATAAAAGGTTATACGCAGGGGTTTATGGAGGGGAGATATAATAATGACAGGTACGGCAGGGAAATTAGATCCCTTTATGTCTTACCGCTTCCGGGTAGAAATAGAAGGGATTACTATTGCCCAAATGTCTGAAGTAACCGGTCTTCAGTCACAGACTGACACCGAAACTTATGAAGAAGGCGGGGTAAATAATTTCGTGCATATCCTTCCAAAAAGGACTAAATTCAATAACCTGGTTCTCAAACGAGGTATAACCGATCTCGATCAGTTGTGGCAATGGCATCAGGACGTTATTAATGGAAGATTTGAAAGGAAAGATGGAGCCATAGTCCTGATGGATTCGGAAGGGAATGACAGGTGGCGATGGGAATTTTCCGGGGCTTATCCTGTTAGATGGGCTGGGCCCGATCTGAAGGCAGACAGCAGCACAGTAGCCTTTGAGACTGTTGAACTTGCCCATCGGGGTATATGGAAGGGGTAAGGATGAATAAATGGGGAATTTCGGGAACAGGCAGGTCAAATATTATTGTTTCAAACCGTTATTTCCATTCAAGAATTATAGAAAAAAACTCTCAAGGGAAAAAAAAATTCTTTAATTTCCCTTTGCTACTCTTCAGAAAAGATTCAAGGGAGGGTTTTGTCTGGAAAAATAAACTTTTTTTTCCGATTCACTTTCACTTCCCCAGATATATTATTCCTCCGATGTTCCCGAAAACAAGGGTGAAAGCCAAGAACCAGCTTTTGCAGTTCGCTGTCCAGAAGGAAAAAGGGGCACATGATGTACATGAAAAAGTACCACAAATCCAGGACATGATTAAAGAAAAAGATATTACTATTCGGAAAGTGGTACATAGTATTCAAACGGTAATCTATACTTTAATGGGGAAGAATTTCCTGCGCAGTTCAACTACACCTGTAATAAGAAATTCTGTATTTCTTCCAGCTAGGAGAAGCCAAATACCTCTAAATCAGGTTTATCCGGGAAATGGAGTTTCTGGAAAGATTTTCTCTGACGGAAATGCTGTTTTTTGGAGCATTTCTGCCTTAAATCTCAAATCTTTTGTCGGGTTGACAGTTAACCTGAATTCTCACCTTATTGCTCCTTCAGATTCTGTTTTCGATTCAGGGCCCGTTTTGGCTAGATTCTCTGGAAAAGAAGCTTACCATCAGGTTCCTAAAAAAGAGCTAGTTTTTAACTCGACCTCAGGTCTCAGGCAAGAGTTAGAAAGGGAAATGGAAGTGGTCAAAGAGGAACTGTCTCAAGCGGAAGAAGCCTCTAAGGCCAATTATTCCTCAATTTACTCTAAAATGGAGGAAGAATTGAAGAAGCTCGAAATAAACCGAATTTCCGAACAGGTTATACAGCAGATTGTGAGGGATATGAAAATCGAGAAAGAAAGAAGAGGACTCCTATAAATCTGAGAATGAAGTGAAAATATAGGAGAAGATCTCTGTAAACTGGGGGATAAAATGAAGCAAAAACCAAAAAAAGGTTTTATTGAAATTTTCCGGGGGGGAAAAGGGCAACCAAAGCAAATTGAGATCCTTTATTTTCCTCCAGAATATTCAATTGATAAAAGTAATAGTTTTTTGGAGGTTTCAGTTCCTGGGCTTGAAGCCCCTTACCTGCAATACACAAAGGGAAATTCCGGAAGTATTAGCCTCGAAGTATTTTACGATACTTATGAAGAGGGTGGGGTTGACGTCCGAAAATATACCGATCAGCTTGCAAGGCTTATGAACATTGATCCGGAGCTACATGCTCCTCCTGTGCTCCGCTTTATATGGGGTCTGGACTCAAAAGAGCCTTTTTACTGCGTGCTTGAGAAGGTAACCAAACGGTTCACTATGTTCAACTCGGACGGCGTCCCTGTTCGGGCAAAACTTAACATTACTCTCAAGGAATTCAAGGTGGAACTCAACAGTCGTGAAAGAAGCCTCCAGTCTCCTGATAAAACTCATGTTTATACTGTAAAACAGGGAGATAGCCTGTGGCTAATAGCTCACAGGGAATACGGAGATCCAGGGCTCTGGAGGCCTATTGCGCGGGCAAATAATATCGAACATCCGGGGCTGCTCAAGTCCGGTACAGAATTGATTATACCTCCGGTGGAATAAAATATGGCAGAGCCTATTTCATCCGCTGAAATCTACGCCCCTGCTTTTACCGTATTCTGGGCAGACAGCGGCGAAGCTATTCCAAAAAATGAAATCACTGGAATAGAAATAGATGAAGACCTGGAAAACCCGGGGATGTTTCGCATTTCTTTTTATGAGACTCTTGACCTGAAGACCCAGAAATTCAAGTGGCTGGACGCCAAAAGCGTCTCTCCCGGAACCATGCTTGTAATCTCTTTTGGGTATTCTTTCCCTCGAAGGGAAAGCCGAATAACGGGCAGAATTCGGGCACTGTCTCCAAGCTTTTTTTCAGGAGGCCCTCCAACGCTTACTGTTGAAGGGTATGACCTTTCCCATGATCTTAAAAAAACACATTCGGAAGTTAATCTCAATGAAGTAACATATTCGGACGTGGCCAGGGGAATTGCCGAAAAAAACAAACTGGATCCCTCAGGAGTGGAAGATCCGGGGATAGGTCCCTCCAGGAGAATTGAGAGAAAAGTAAATGAAATGGATTATGCTTTCCTGAAGAGACTGGCAGAAGATACAGGGTTTGAATTTTTCATAAGGAACCGAACCCTCTATTTCCGGAAACCAGCCGATGAACGAAAAGGAAGTATGGATTTTGAATATTATAAAAATGTCCTAAGCTTCAGCCCGAGAATGAGTGCTGCAAACGTAGTAAATGAGGTAAGAGTAACAGCCTGGAACGAAAAAAATAAGGAAACCATTTCAGAGACTGCGGAACTCAATGAAATAAAAAGCAGCATCGGGATTCAGGGATTTGCTGATATTGTAGAAGAATCTCAGGGAACCCAAATAAGTGTGAAAATTGAAGGGCGAGTCGTCAGGTCGAGGGAGGAAGCAAAAGCAATTGCCCTCTCAGAGTTAAAAAAGCGAAATATAGGATTCATTACCGGAACTCTCGAATGTGTTGGAAATCCGAATTTGAGACCCGGTATTACCGTGAATATCACAAAAGTAGGGGAACGCTTCAGTGGAGTGTATTATATTATGAAATCAAAGCATGTGCTCGGGGATAACGGGTACAAAACTACCCTTGAAGTCCGGAGGTGTCTTTGATGAATTTAGGCGAACTTTTCGGGGAGGGTAACGAAGGTGAGGCTAAAAATATACAAGGGGTCGCAATTGGCATCGTAACCAATAACCAGGACCCTGAAAAACGTGGCAGAGTAAAAGTAAACCTGCCCTGGAGAGGAGAGAGTGATGAGAGTCACTGGGCAAGAGTCTCGAGTCCGATGGCTGGCAATGGAAGAGGCATGGTATTTTATCCAGAAGTTAACGATGAAGTCCTTGTAGCATTTGAACAGGGAGACGTAAACCATCCGTATATAATCGGAGCCTTATGGAATTCTCAGGATCTCCCTCCCGAAAATAACAGCAGCGGAAAAAATAATATTCGCAAGATAAAGTCAAGGAGCGGGCACGAGCTCACGTTTGACGATACCCCCCAGCAGGAAAAAATTGAAATTAAAACAAAAGGAGGGCACATGATTGTCCTTGATGATTCTTCAGGTCAGGAAAAAATAGAAATTGCTGACAAAACTGGAAATAACAGGATCACGATCGATTCCGTAAAGAATTCGATTGTAATGGAATGTTCTATGCAGCTTACTATTAAGGCCAATATAATTGAGATCGAGGGAACCAGCTCTCTCAGCCTGAAGTCCAATGCTCTTCTTACGATTCAGGGCCTGCCTGTAAAAATAAATTGAGGAAAATAATGCCACCTGCTGCAAGAGTTGGAGATACTACATCACATGGGACTCCTCTTGGGCCTGGTCCCGGAAGCCCGAATGTATTGATAGGAGGAATGCCAGCTTGGAGGGGGACAGCTGACTTCCATGCGTGTCCGCTCTCCTCAGGCCCTGCACCGCATGCAGGAGGAGTGGTTGTGCCAGGCAGTACAACTGTTCTGATCAATAACATGCCAGCTGCACGTCAGGGAGATGCGGTTATCGAGGCGGGACCGCCAAATACTATTGCAGTTGGGTGTCCTACAGTGCTTATAGGATAAAACCTATAGGATAAAACCCGAAACGGAATACGGATTTTGGGGGGGGATTTGATATTAGTATGGATTTTCTTGGTAAAGGATGGAAATTTCCCTTTAACATAAACTATCTTGGAAAGGTGGACATTTCCAGCTACGAGGCGGACATAAAAGAGGCTATTTTCATAATCCTGGGTACTTCACCGGGAGAACGCATTATGCGGCCTGATTTTGGGTGCGGGATCCATGAATATGTTTTTTCCACAATGGATACTCTCAGCCTTAGCCTCATAGAAAACGCCGTAATTGAGGCTCTAACCAGATGGGAGCCTCGTATTGAATTAATCGAGGTTAAGGCGCTACCTGACCTTGCAAACGATGGAAGGCTTTTGATAAACATTGATTACAGGATCAGAACCACAAACACCAGTTTTAATCTGGTGTATCCGTTTTATTTAAAAGAGGGGGTGTAACCTGTGAAAGTTCCTGAAATCAGTCGGCTGGATAGGGATACTGTGCTTCAGGAAATCATTAAAAAAGCTCCCTTCTATCTGCCTGAATGGGAAGCGGAAGCCTCAAAAGATGTAGGGTTTGCTCTTTCAATGATTTTTTCCAATATGGCAGGAACCATTTCTTCCAGGCTAAATGAAGCTCCCAACAAGCATTTTCTATCTTTTCTCGAAATGCTCAATTTTTCCCTGATCCCGGCAAAGCCTGCACGCGCTCCGCTCAGCTTTTTACTGAGTGAGGGAGCTCCCGGAAATGTCCTGATCGAAGCTTCTACTCGGGTTTCTGCCAAAGGTTCTGAAGGAGAAACGGTTATTTTTGAAACTGAAAAAAATATACTTGCAACTCCATCAAAAATGGTGTCCGTATATAGTATAATAACAGAACGGGATGAAATTTTTGATCACTCAAAAGCAGTAAATGGGGAAATTCAAACAGAGCTTTTTGCGGGACAGAAATCTTTACAGAAACATATTCTCTATATAGGGGATGAAGAGCTTTTCAACCTGAAACAAGGCTTTATAGACATCTTTTTTGAAGGAACTGAGAACAGCTTTATAACAGAACTTGCAAAAACGGAGAATGTCTCATGGAAATATGCCGTGGAGATTGCAGAAAAGAAAGATGGAGAAGAGAAGAAAATAAGATGGATTCTTTTCAAGAGTGTAAAAGCTGTACTTGAGAGGAAAAAATTAAAAATAAGGCTGGAAATGGGCCCTGTTGAAGGAGACGGGGCTAAAGAAATCTCCCTGGCTATTACTAAAGTCAAGGTGAACGGGCTTGAGAGCAGGTGGATAAAGTGTACAATAAAGAAATCGAAGATTAACGAATTTACTGGTTTAAACGTGGAAAATATAGAGGTTTCAGTCTCTCCTCAAGAAGTCCTCACAAAAGAAGATTCCATACTAAAGATCCAGGGCATAGGGGACACGTATTATTCCAGGCTTGCAGGAAATGAGACTGAACAGAAGATCAAAACGGTAAGCGAACTCCTGACCTTTAATGATGAAAAACTGGCAAGCCTGCTCCATTCCAGCAAAACAAGAGCTCAGAATATCCTAGAAGCTGCAAGAAAAGGATTTTATGATAAGACTGGGAAATATGAGCTGGACAATAGTAATAATATAGTTCAGGGGATTGATCCGGATTTTCTGTTCTATAATGACGTACCGCTTGATGTTTCCAAAGAAAAGATATATCCTTTTGGAAGCAAACCCCGGCTGAACGACGCTTTTTATATAGGGAGTTCGGAGGCTTTCTCAAAAAAAGGCTATAAAGTCCGTCTGGAATTTGATCTAAAAGCTGGAAGATCTAGTCCAGAGACTGAATCTCCTCAACTTTCCTGGGAGTATTGGGATGGAGAAAGCTGGAACATTCTTGAAATTGTTGGGGGCAATAACAACTTAGCTGAAAACGGTAAATGCCCACCAGATGGAAATATTGAAGAAAGAGTACTATCCAGCATAGAAATTTCTGAAATGCCTCTGGCAAAACCTTCAAGAGTTAACGGCAAAGAGAGTTTCTGGATTCGGGTCAGACTGGTTGGAGGGGATTACGGGAAGGACTTTAAGATTGAAGGAAATAACGTTAGCAATGGCAGTTTTTGCCCTCCTGCAATAAAAAAGTTAAAAATTAATTATTTTAGTTCTGAAAATAAACAGCCAGCCTTCGTTCTTGCTAAAAATAACCTGGAATTCAGGGATTGCCTGAAAGATCTGGGAGTCCGTAAAAGTTTCAGGCCTTTCGAAGCCCTACCGGATAATTCTCCTTCAGTCTATTTCGGGTTTAATAGAGCACTCAAAGAGGGGCCTATGAGCCTTTTCATAGATATTGAGGAGGGTTTCGAGTATCCTGAGACTTTTCTGCCCGAAGTGAAGTGGCAATACCTGGCAGAAGGGGAATTTGGCGGGAAAGATAATCCTGACAGCTGGAAACCGCTCGAAGTCCTGGATGAGACCGCAGGGTTTACAAAAAAGGGGATGCTTCAGTTTGTTGTTCCTGGTAAAATGCTTGCTTCCAGCCTTTTTGGTTCTGAAGAACAATACTGGATTAGAGCACTTGTAACAGGGAAGTTCTTTAAAATAGAGACAAAATCAAGTTTACGATCTCCTGCATACAAACTGTTTCTCAAGAAGGGAAGACCGGAAATATACAGGCTTCTGGATTTCAGGAATGAACTTTCCTCAGAGACAGATGATAAGGAAGCAATTACTGAAAGAATAATTCCCGGAATAGAAGAGTGCAAAAAAGCTTTTGAAATTTTCAACATTGATTTTCAACCTGAAACTGCGCGCGAGCTTCCTCCAAAGGTTCTGGGCTTTTATCTCAATTCGGTCTGGGCTGTCCAGGCTAACACGACCTATAATGAGATACTCGGTTCGGGCAGTGGGGAGCCGGACCAGGAATTTTCTCTTATTCACAGGCCTGTGCTCGAAGAAGAATTGTGGATCAATGAATACGGAAGCATTTCGGAAGAAGAGATAAAAAGCCTTCAAAAAGACCTACAGGAGATAGAAAAGGATAGTGAAGGAAATCTCAAGAAATTCTGGGTGCGATGGAGCAGGGTAGATGATTTCCTTGAATCAAATAAAATAGATCGGCACTATACACTCGATAGGACCGGAGGAAAAGTCCGTTTCGGGAATAGGGTAGAGGGGAGAGTACCTCCTGCAGGCTTTGAGAATATAAAGGCCACCTACAGGAGCGGAGGAGGAAAAGTAGGAAACCTCGAGGCCATGAAAATCTCAAAACTCATGAGATCCATAGCTTTTGTGGACAAGGTTTACAACCCTGTATCTTCAGAAGGCGGTATTGATCCCGAGCAGACGGATGCGCTCATGAAAAGATCTCCTGCTACTCTTAAGCACCGAAACCGTGCAACGGCTGTAAGCGATTATGAGCAGCTCGTAAGGGAAGCTTCCAGCAAGGTTGCCAGGGTGAAGGTGCTGCCTAATTTTAATTCTGAAGGTAAATTCGGTACTGGCTGGGTTACAATTGTCATAGTTCCGGAAGGAACCGGGGCAAAGCCTCTGCCTTCAAGTGAATTAAAGAGAAATGTGAAGAAGTATCTTGAGGCAAGGTGCCCACCTGTGCTGTCCCTGAAGGTAATACCCCCTTTTTATGTTCGCGTGGATATACTTGCAGAAATCTGGACACGCCATATTGACACAATTCCAGTAATTGAAAAAACGGCTATGGAAAAAGTTGCGGACTTTTTGCATCCCCTTACAGGCTACGAGGATGGAAAAGGCTGGAATTTTGGGGATGCACCCTGCATTTCTGACATATATTCGATACTTGAAGGCATCGAAGCTGTGGACTATGTGTTAAGTGTAGAGATCAGGTACTTTGATGGGTCAAAGGTCTTCACGCTGACTGACGCTTCTGTTATTAAATTGCCTGAGTATTCGCTCCCTTATAACGGGGAACATTCAATCACAGTAAAATGGATTAATGGCAACAAGGAGGGGTAAAGCCTGTCCGTACCCGTACCCAATCTCGATGACAGGACATTTGATCAGCTTGTAGAGGAAGCAAGAAAACTCATTCCTGTATATGCCCCGGAATGGACCGACCATAACCTGAGCGATCCGGGGATCACGCTTGTTGAGCTTTTTGCATGGCTCACTGAAATTGAACTGTACCGCACAAACCTTGTAACCGACAGGCACCGCCTGAAGTATCTCAAGTTGCTAGGGGCAACGCCGAAAGAAGCAAAACCTGCACATGTGGACCTCAGTTTCAGTTCAGCCGAGAAAGCGAAACTGGTAAAGAAGATGCCGGTATCAACTGAGATTGCAGGCAAGAAAATTTATTTTTTTCTGGATGAGAACCTGACAGATGAGGAATTGATTATAGTTCCTGCTGCATTTGCACTTGAGAAACTGATAGTTGACGAACTCACAGGAGGAGTATTCGACCGCACAGGTACAAATCAAGATGGAGACCTTTTTTTTGCTCCTTTCGGTGAGCAGGTTCAGGCTGGATGTACCCTTTATCTGGGTTTCGGGGAAGATCCTGCCAGCCCACCTGAGGCTCTTAGCTTCATGTGTTATCTTTACGAAAAAGACTTAAAAACTCCTGGGAGCCATGGAGATGAGCAAGAATATGAGTTTAAGAATGCGAAGCTGAAGTGGGAGATATGGGATCCGTCAGGGGAAAAACCGTGGAAAGAAGTAAACCCTATGGACAATACTGCGGGGTTCAAAAAGAGTGGAAGAATTATTTTTAGTGGACTCGAAGGCTGGACAGCAACTCATAAGATTTCTGTCATGAGTTTTGAAAAATCCTATTTCTGGCTCCGCTGCAGAGTGGAAGAAACAAATTACGAATATCCGCCAAGGATCGAAAAGATCAGGCTGAATACAATCCCGGCAACTCATGACCTGAATGCAGCAAGTAAGAATGAAAAAGAAGATGCAGAAGAAGGAAATCTGAAAGCTGGTCATAGCTGGGAGATAGAGGGGTTTAAGCACCTGGAAATTATAAACTATATGCCTTCGGCTGGTGATAGAAACGCGAAGTCCATTAAAGAGGCATTTGAGGATTTTCTCAGAGATTTTAAGGTACCTTATACCGCAGTCACGACCTCAGATTACGAGTATATAACCCTTAATACCCCAGGCCTTAGAGTAGCAAAAGCAATGGCAGTGCCCAACTACCGCCCTTTCTATTCTCAAAAGACAAAATTCAAAAGCACGGAACCAGTAAAATCAGAATACAGCAAAGGTTCTGTGACAGTTGTAGTAATTCCCTATACTCCGCTTGAAATCCTTAAAGTTCCTCCCACTCCCTCTGCAGGTTTTATACAGGCGGTATGCAGGCATCTTGACAGGCACCGCCTGCTAGGGACTAAAATCCATGTAATTTCTCCCTTTTATGTAAAAGTGACAGTGAATGCCACTATTGTTCCACTGGAGGGTTATCTTGATGACAGACTGATCCTGAGGGATGTAATATCTGCACTTAACAGCTACCTCCATCCCGTAAAAGGAGGATCTGAAAGACAGGGCTGGCCTATTGGCAGGGATGTTTACCTTTCTGAGCTTTATGAGCTCATGGAAACGGTTGAGGGGGTAAAATGCATCATCAGGCTTTCGGTCTCTGGAGAACCCGGAACGACTCGAGATGCACAGGGCAACCTCCTTCTGGGCTCGAAGTTTTCGAGTATCTATTCCGGGAAGCACAGCATAGAGATCGCAAGGGAGGCTGAGAGTTGCCTGAAAAGGGGTGGTTTGAATTCAGGAAATTAAATGTGAGTGGATCAATATAGAGACACTTCCGGAAGAGTTCGTAGGATATACCGAGAATCTCGACCTCGGACAGGGAGGCTTGAGACTTTCCAGCTCTTACTCTTACTTATTCGAGGAGGTATTATTCGAAAATTCGAATTTTAGTATTGAGGATATTGCAGTCGATGAATGTGGTTTCGTTTATCTTCTAGGTACAGAGAATCTTGTGGGTACAGAGAAAAGCCTGATATTCAGGTATTCAGGAAATGTAGCTGCTCTAAAGCCAATAGGGAACTGTCCTGAAATTTTTCCGCTAAAACTGGGAAAAATTTCCGCAATCGGGGTAGATATAGATACTCTGTACATTGCGGATAGTCTCGATGGAAGCAGTTTCCGCCTTAATGCTGTTACAAAAAGTGATCACCATTTGCGCTGGACCCTTTCAAAAGGCCCGGCTGGAAATAACCTGGAAAAAGTCATTGATATAAAGTGCGATGAAAAAGGGAATATCTACATATTTGAAGGGGACAGGGTGCTTTCTATCAATAAGCACAGCCCCTTTTATCCGGGACCCAGAATTTCCTGTGAAATTAGTGAACCTGGAGAGCCAAAAGCCCTGGAAGTAGATAAGGAAGGAAATCGTTATGTCCTTAAAGGAAACAGGGTTTATATCTTCAGGACCGGGGAAACAGAGGATGAAAGGAAAATAGATATAGAAAATTTTTCTCCTTCTGGAATTGCAGTTGATGCCTGGAAAGAAGTCTTCGTAGGAGAAGCAGATAAAACAGGAAACGAAAATCAAAATGACAAGACTATCCATAAGCTGGGATCCGATAACCTTTTCCATCCTCTATGGTCCTACAGGTGCCCCTGTAAGAAGCTCGCATATGGTCCGGAAGGCAAGCTTTATGTTCTTGATGGAAAGGGAAAAAAACTCACCAGGCTCATACGCAAAAAAATAAACTTGAAGAGCCTTGATGGTTCCTTCCGGGGAACATATATCTCAACAAAACCTGTGGACAGCCAGGAAAACGGTACTATATGGCACAGGCTAATACTTAATGGAGATTTTATAAAAGGCACTCAAATAGAATTCTTTTATTATGCATCGGATGAAAAACTTTCAGAGGCTGAGATTAAATCTCTTGATTCAGGCGAGTGGAAGCTAGGTATCTCCGAAACGTCTGCAGTTCAGGGCAATAAAAAAAGGGATGCCCTATTTCTCAATAAGGCAGAGGGAAGGTATCTGTGGTTTAAAATCGTCCTCTTAGGGACAGAAGAACTTTCTCCTGCTGTTAGATCTATCGGGATATTTTTCCCGAGGGCTTCGTATATTGATTACCTGCCTGTGATTTATAGGGAGGAACCACATAGCAAAGACCTTCTCGAACGCTTCCTTTCCATATTTGAGAGTATAATTTTTGAAATCGATTATACCATTGAACACATCGACCGTTTTTTCGACACCTGTGATGCCCCGCCTGAATTCCTTTCCTGGCTTGCTTCCTGGCTTTCGGTTCCTGTGGATAAAGACTGGACTGAAGAGAAAAAAAGGCTTTTTATCAGGCATGCAATCTCATTATACAAAAAAAGAGGCACAAGGGAAGGGCTTTCTGACAGTATTGAGCTTTTCACAGGGATAAAGCCTTTGATTATCGAAAATTTCCGGATCAATCTTCCGTGTAAAGGAGAGGAGTCGTTTCCATGCAGTGACGAGAATACGATCTTTTTCCCGCCTGAAGAAGCTAAAATCAAAATTGAAGGCAAAGAAGAAAAGCTTGTTAACATTCTTTTCGGAACAGAAAGATTCGTTTTTTCTGTTTTTTTGCAAAATCCGAATATTAATACAGCTACTATCAAGCAGGTCCGAAGGATTATTGACGAGCAAAAACCTGCACACACATGTTACAACCTGAAGGTGCTCGAACCTTGGTTTTACCTGGATATGCATACATATCTTGGAATTAACACCGCACTTACGAAACCTGAGTTCATTCTTGGCAAAACAGCTGTAATTGGCAGGAATACTGTCCTGCATGATGAGGAGAAGGCTGGGCAGGTCGAGAGGCATTCAAGGGTGGAGATTGATACTGTACTTTCTTAATATTAATAAAGTGTATTTTTCTGACAGTTGACTGAATATTATACTATTTTGAAATAAAGGGGGTAATGATATGCCAAACGGTACAAATGAAAATGATAAGTGCAAACTGCACAGATTTGAGAAAAACAATTATTTTTACGGCAAATTGATGACAGTCCGGGACTTTGA encodes the following:
- a CDS encoding baseplate J/gp47 family protein gives rise to the protein MLGATPKEAKPAHVDLSFSSAEKAKLVKKMPVSTEIAGKKIYFFLDENLTDEELIIVPAAFALEKLIVDELTGGVFDRTGTNQDGDLFFAPFGEQVQAGCTLYLGFGEDPASPPEALSFMCYLYEKDLKTPGSHGDEQEYEFKNAKLKWEIWDPSGEKPWKEVNPMDNTAGFKKSGRIIFSGLEGWTATHKISVMSFEKSYFWLRCRVEETNYEYPPRIEKIRLNTIPATHDLNAASKNEKEDAEEGNLKAGHSWEIEGFKHLEIINYMPSAGDRNAKSIKEAFEDFLRDFKVPYTAVTTSDYEYITLNTPGLRVAKAMAVPNYRPFYSQKTKFKSTEPVKSEYSKGSVTVVVIPYTPLEILKVPPTPSAGFIQAVCRHLDRHRLLGTKIHVISPFYVKVTVNATIVPLEGYLDDRLILRDVISALNSYLHPVKGGSERQGWPIGRDVYLSELYELMETVEGVKCIIRLSVSGEPGTTRDAQGNLLLGSKFSSIYSGKHSIEIAREAESCLKRGGLNSGN
- a CDS encoding LysM peptidoglycan-binding domain-containing protein — protein: MKQKPKKGFIEIFRGGKGQPKQIEILYFPPEYSIDKSNSFLEVSVPGLEAPYLQYTKGNSGSISLEVFYDTYEEGGVDVRKYTDQLARLMNIDPELHAPPVLRFIWGLDSKEPFYCVLEKVTKRFTMFNSDGVPVRAKLNITLKEFKVELNSRERSLQSPDKTHVYTVKQGDSLWLIAHREYGDPGLWRPIARANNIEHPGLLKSGTELIIPPVE
- a CDS encoding putative baseplate assembly protein, with protein sequence MKVPEISRLDRDTVLQEIIKKAPFYLPEWEAEASKDVGFALSMIFSNMAGTISSRLNEAPNKHFLSFLEMLNFSLIPAKPARAPLSFLLSEGAPGNVLIEASTRVSAKGSEGETVIFETEKNILATPSKMVSVYSIITERDEIFDHSKAVNGEIQTELFAGQKSLQKHILYIGDEELFNLKQGFIDIFFEGTENSFITELAKTENVSWKYAVEIAEKKDGEEKKIRWILFKSVKAVLERKKLKIRLEMGPVEGDGAKEISLAITKVKVNGLESRWIKCTIKKSKINEFTGLNVENIEVSVSPQEVLTKEDSILKIQGIGDTYYSRLAGNETEQKIKTVSELLTFNDEKLASLLHSSKTRAQNILEAARKGFYDKTGKYELDNSNNIVQGIDPDFLFYNDVPLDVSKEKIYPFGSKPRLNDAFYIGSSEAFSKKGYKVRLEFDLKAGRSSPETESPQLSWEYWDGESWNILEIVGGNNNLAENGKCPPDGNIEERVLSSIEISEMPLAKPSRVNGKESFWIRVRLVGGDYGKDFKIEGNNVSNGSFCPPAIKKLKINYFSSENKQPAFVLAKNNLEFRDCLKDLGVRKSFRPFEALPDNSPSVYFGFNRALKEGPMSLFIDIEEGFEYPETFLPEVKWQYLAEGEFGGKDNPDSWKPLEVLDETAGFTKKGMLQFVVPGKMLASSLFGSEEQYWIRALVTGKFFKIETKSSLRSPAYKLFLKKGRPEIYRLLDFRNELSSETDDKEAITERIIPGIEECKKAFEIFNIDFQPETARELPPKVLGFYLNSVWAVQANTTYNEILGSGSGEPDQEFSLIHRPVLEEELWINEYGSISEEEIKSLQKDLQEIEKDSEGNLKKFWVRWSRVDDFLESNKIDRHYTLDRTGGKVRFGNRVEGRVPPAGFENIKATYRSGGGKVGNLEAMKISKLMRSIAFVDKVYNPVSSEGGIDPEQTDALMKRSPATLKHRNRATAVSDYEQLVREASSKVARVKVLPNFNSEGKFGTGWVTIVIVPEGTGAKPLPSSELKRNVKKYLEARCPPVLSLKVIPPFYVRVDILAEIWTRHIDTIPVIEKTAMEKVADFLHPLTGYEDGKGWNFGDAPCISDIYSILEGIEAVDYVLSVEIRYFDGSKVFTLTDASVIKLPEYSLPYNGEHSITVKWINGNKEG
- a CDS encoding phage tail assembly protein; its protein translation is MGFQTEFDFTLPKGYVDIDGNLHNKGIMRLATAADEIHPLKDPRVKSNPAYLTIILLSRVITKLGSLESINPAVIENLFASDLAYLQDLYSRINENDTNEIQAVCPKCGHKFDLEELEQGE
- a CDS encoding phage tail protein — encoded protein: MTGTAGKLDPFMSYRFRVEIEGITIAQMSEVTGLQSQTDTETYEEGGVNNFVHILPKRTKFNNLVLKRGITDLDQLWQWHQDVINGRFERKDGAIVLMDSEGNDRWRWEFSGAYPVRWAGPDLKADSSTVAFETVELAHRGIWKG
- a CDS encoding PAAR domain-containing protein yields the protein MPAWRGTADFHACPLSSGPAPHAGGVVVPGSTTVLINNMPAARQGDAVIEAGPPNTIAVGCPTVLIG
- a CDS encoding phage baseplate assembly protein V; its protein translation is MNLGELFGEGNEGEAKNIQGVAIGIVTNNQDPEKRGRVKVNLPWRGESDESHWARVSSPMAGNGRGMVFYPEVNDEVLVAFEQGDVNHPYIIGALWNSQDLPPENNSSGKNNIRKIKSRSGHELTFDDTPQQEKIEIKTKGGHMIVLDDSSGQEKIEIADKTGNNRITIDSVKNSIVMECSMQLTIKANIIEIEGTSSLSLKSNALLTIQGLPVKIN
- a CDS encoding GPW/gp25 family protein is translated as MDFLGKGWKFPFNINYLGKVDISSYEADIKEAIFIILGTSPGERIMRPDFGCGIHEYVFSTMDTLSLSLIENAVIEALTRWEPRIELIEVKALPDLANDGRLLINIDYRIRTTNTSFNLVYPFYLKEGV